CGAGATCCTGCGTCGTGAGCTGCGTGTGCGCGATCACGAGTGGATCAGCCATGAATCCCTCCCGGTTGTGTGGGCGCCCGATCGGCGCGGCACCCTTAGTGAGAGATGAGGCCGCCGCTCACGTTGATCGCCTGCCCGGTCATATACCCGGCATCCGGCGAGCAGAGGAACGCGACCACCCCGGCCACGTCGCCCGGCTGCGCCAGCCTGCCGAGCGGCGTGCTCTGGAGCCGCATCTTCGTGAACGTCCCGGGCGCGAACCCGATCCGGGGACCGTCCTCGTAGTCGATCTGATGCCACATCGGCGTCTCAACCGGAGCGGGACAGACGCAGTTCACATGGATCCGGTCCGGCGCGAACGCCACGGCGAGGCTGCGCGTGAGCGCGATCACGCCCGCCTTGCTCACCCCGTATGGCGTCCACCAGGGCGTCGGCAGTTTCCCGGCGATCGAGGCGATGTTGACGATATGCCCGCCCCCGGCCGCGACGAGGTGCGGGCGGGCCGCCGTGCAGCCGAAGAACACCGCCTTGCAGTTCACGTTCATGATCGCGTCCCACTCCGTCTCGGTGACGGCCTCAGGACGGTGGACGCGAACGATGCCGGCGTTGTTGACGAGGATGTCCAAGCGGCCGAACGCATCGACGGCCGCGGCGATGAACCGCGTCCGATCCTCGGCGGACCCGACGTCGGCCGCGACCGCGAGGCTCCGCCGTCCCGCCTGGGTCAGTTCCCGCGCCGCGCCTGTAGCCATCCCTTCATCACGGTCGACCACGACGACCGCGG
This bacterium DNA region includes the following protein-coding sequences:
- a CDS encoding SDR family oxidoreductase, producing the protein MTEGLAGKVAIVTGAGRGIGRAIAGRLADDGAAVVVVDRDEGMATGAARELTQAGRRSLAVAADVGSAEDRTRFIAAAVDAFGRLDILVNNAGIVRVHRPEAVTETEWDAIMNVNCKAVFFGCTAARPHLVAAGGGHIVNIASIAGKLPTPWWTPYGVSKAGVIALTRSLAVAFAPDRIHVNCVCPAPVETPMWHQIDYEDGPRIGFAPGTFTKMRLQSTPLGRLAQPGDVAGVVAFLCSPDAGYMTGQAINVSGGLISH